One window from the genome of Tolypothrix sp. NIES-4075 encodes:
- the corA gene encoding magnesium/cobalt transporter CorA: protein MMRKLRRLPLKLVKPKDDEEEDFFHRPGDMPGTIIIDADAPPPVIFLIDYNKTDVVRKQLNTPEECAPYLDKESVSWVDVQGLGSMDILQRLGKVFDLHPLVLEDVVNVPERPKIEDYDDQLVIISRMVVPKERVCGFYSEQVSLVLGKYYLLTVQEEPEHDCLEGVRSRIEKGKGIIRSSGADYLAYTLLDAIIDGFFPVLELYGERIEELEEEVIINPTRKTLQKIYKIRRELLQLRRAIWPQRDAINSLIREGNDLISDEVRIYLRDCYDHAVQVMDMVETYRELASGLMDVYLSAVGNRMNEVMKLLTVVSAIFIPLTFIAGLYGMNFEYMPELKLHWGYPFCLAVMAAIALGLIFFFWRKGWLENASTIKHD, encoded by the coding sequence ATGATGAGAAAACTTCGTCGCCTTCCTCTAAAATTAGTTAAGCCAAAAGATGATGAGGAGGAAGACTTTTTTCACCGACCGGGTGATATGCCGGGAACTATCATTATTGATGCAGACGCTCCACCACCGGTAATATTCCTGATTGATTATAACAAGACCGACGTAGTTCGCAAGCAACTGAATACACCAGAGGAGTGTGCTCCTTATTTGGATAAAGAATCTGTTTCTTGGGTGGATGTGCAAGGTCTAGGCAGTATGGACATTTTGCAGCGACTGGGAAAGGTGTTTGATTTGCATCCTTTGGTTTTAGAAGATGTGGTAAATGTACCAGAGCGTCCCAAAATAGAGGATTATGATGACCAATTAGTGATAATTTCGCGCATGGTGGTGCCAAAAGAGAGAGTATGCGGGTTTTATAGCGAACAAGTGAGTTTGGTATTGGGGAAATATTACCTGCTGACAGTGCAGGAGGAACCAGAACATGATTGCTTAGAAGGAGTGCGATCGCGTATTGAAAAAGGTAAAGGCATTATTCGCTCATCAGGAGCCGATTATTTGGCTTACACTCTGTTAGATGCGATAATTGATGGGTTTTTCCCCGTGCTGGAGCTTTACGGCGAGCGCATTGAAGAGTTAGAGGAAGAAGTCATAATTAATCCTACCCGCAAAACACTACAAAAAATCTATAAAATTAGGCGAGAATTACTGCAACTGCGTCGCGCTATCTGGCCCCAGCGGGATGCGATTAATTCTTTAATTAGAGAGGGCAACGATCTAATCAGTGACGAGGTGCGAATCTACTTACGAGACTGTTATGACCATGCAGTGCAAGTGATGGACATGGTGGAAACTTACCGGGAACTTGCATCTGGGTTGATGGACGTGTATCTTTCAGCAGTGGGTAACAGAATGAATGAAGTCATGAAGCTGCTAACGGTGGTGTCGGCAATTTTTATTCCGTTAACTTTTATTGCAGGTTTGTATGGAATGAATTTTGAGTATATGCCAGAACTGAAATTGCATTGGGGTTATCCGTTTTGTTTAGCAGTCATGGCGGCGATCGCTCTTGGATTAATATTCTTTTTCTGGCGAAAAGGCTGGCTGGAAAATGCTTCCACAATTAAGCACGATTAA
- the rnc gene encoding ribonuclease III: MTLAYPRRQRQLENLVQKLGLSTQAPIKWQLLDLALTHPTVSESANYEQLEFVGDAVVRLVAAVVLWENYPDCPVGDFAAIRSVLVSDRILAQLAKEYGLELYLLVAGSATADKVGQESRLADAFEAVLGALYLSTQNLELIHPWLDPHFKQLAAEIRLDPARLNYKAALQEWTQAQFKVLPEYRVVEINLPHHNQERFMAEVWLHGKKLGQGKGRSIKGAEQAAAKVAFFAISSQDKH, from the coding sequence ATGACTCTCGCTTATCCACGCCGTCAACGACAGCTTGAAAACTTAGTACAAAAATTAGGTCTGTCAACACAAGCACCTATAAAGTGGCAGCTTCTCGATTTGGCGCTGACTCATCCGACTGTCTCTGAGTCGGCAAATTATGAACAACTGGAGTTTGTCGGCGATGCGGTGGTGCGCTTGGTGGCGGCTGTTGTGTTGTGGGAAAATTATCCTGATTGCCCAGTGGGGGATTTTGCGGCAATTCGTTCGGTGTTGGTAAGCGATCGCATTCTCGCTCAACTGGCAAAAGAATACGGTTTGGAGCTATACTTACTTGTCGCTGGCAGTGCTACCGCTGATAAAGTTGGTCAAGAGTCACGACTGGCAGATGCTTTTGAAGCCGTCCTCGGAGCGCTTTACCTAAGTACTCAAAATCTCGAACTTATTCACCCTTGGCTAGATCCCCACTTCAAACAATTAGCAGCAGAAATTCGCCTCGATCCCGCCAGACTGAACTACAAAGCCGCTTTACAAGAATGGACTCAGGCTCAATTTAAAGTTTTACCTGAATATCGAGTTGTAGAAATTAATTTACCGCACCACAATCAAGAACGTTTCATGGCTGAAGTGTGGCTGCACGGCAAAAAGCTCGGTCAAGGCAAGGGACGCTCCATTAAAGGCGCCGAGCAAGCGGCGGCAAAGGTAGCTTTTTTTGCTATTAGCTCTCAGGATAAACACTGA
- a CDS encoding Gfo/Idh/MocA family protein, with amino-acid sequence MIKIAVIGVGRWGVHLLRNFLQHPDVSVAAVVDPNPERLAAVKQQFNLDINVVLTTQWHELKHLPGLEAVVIATPAITHYSLITDALRWGYHVLAEKPLTLDPTECQELCQLAEQLNLILMVDHTYLFHPVVERGQTVVQSGKLGDLRYGYASRTHLGPVRQDVDALWDLAIHDIAIFNNWLGQTPVKVQATGTVWLQGGMGEMGRQGDGETRRWGDKEEIFPKSLLVPSSPSSQNQGLADLVWVTLTYPDGFQAYIHLCWLNPDKQRRLVVVGSLGSLIFDEMSTEAPLTLLHGEFEVKVNQFIPVNQRREVLEVETSESLQRVCSGFVNCILENTPSMISSGWVGTELVQILTALTESLCEGGKSVFVDKVVSR; translated from the coding sequence ATGATTAAAATCGCTGTTATCGGAGTTGGACGTTGGGGTGTGCATTTGCTGCGGAATTTTTTACAACATCCCGATGTAAGTGTTGCTGCGGTAGTAGACCCTAATCCAGAACGATTAGCAGCAGTAAAACAGCAGTTTAACTTAGATATTAATGTAGTATTAACAACTCAATGGCACGAACTCAAGCATCTGCCTGGGTTGGAAGCAGTAGTAATTGCTACTCCTGCCATTACCCATTACTCTTTAATTACCGATGCATTACGCTGGGGATACCACGTTTTAGCAGAAAAACCCTTAACTCTAGACCCAACAGAGTGCCAAGAATTATGTCAGTTAGCAGAACAACTGAACTTAATCCTGATGGTTGACCACACTTATTTATTTCACCCAGTAGTTGAGCGAGGGCAAACTGTAGTTCAGAGTGGTAAATTAGGTGATTTACGTTACGGCTACGCATCCCGCACGCATTTGGGACCAGTCCGTCAAGATGTCGATGCTTTGTGGGACTTAGCGATTCACGATATAGCAATTTTTAACAATTGGCTAGGTCAAACACCCGTAAAAGTACAGGCTACGGGTACAGTTTGGCTACAGGGAGGAATGGGGGAGATGGGGAGACAAGGAGATGGGGAGACAAGGAGATGGGGAGACAAGGAAGAAATTTTTCCAAAGAGTCTCCTTGTCCCCTCATCTCCCTCATCTCAAAATCAAGGACTAGCAGATTTAGTCTGGGTGACACTTACGTACCCGGATGGCTTTCAAGCTTACATACACTTGTGCTGGCTCAATCCTGATAAACAGCGGCGTCTTGTGGTTGTGGGAAGCCTTGGCAGCTTGATTTTTGATGAAATGTCAACGGAAGCACCTTTGACGCTACTACATGGTGAGTTTGAGGTGAAGGTAAATCAATTTATACCTGTGAATCAAAGGCGAGAGGTGTTGGAAGTAGAAACAAGCGAATCATTGCAGCGGGTTTGTTCGGGCTTTGTTAACTGCATCCTTGAGAATACTCCCTCAATGATTTCATCTGGCTGGGTAGGCACAGAATTGGTGCAAATTCTCACGGCTTTAACAGAATCTCTTTGTGAAGGTGGTAAATCTGTTTTTGTTGACAAAGTTGTTAGTCGTTAA